A segment of the Cohnella algarum genome:
AATCGTAGCGACGGCGCCTGCGCCAACCGTACGGCCGCCTTCGCGGATGGAGAAGCGAGTGCCTTCTTCAACGGCGATCGGAGCGATCAGTTGAACGGATACCGTGATGTTGTCGCCAGGCATAACCATTTCCGTGCCTTCCGGCAGGTTGATGATGCCCGTAACGTCCGTCGTCCGGAAGTAGAATTGCGGACGGTAGCCCGTGAAGAAAGGCTTATGACGGCCGCCTTCTTCTTTGGTCAGGACGTAGATTTGAGCGGTGAATTCCGTGTGCGGCTTAACCGAACCCGGCTTGGCCAGAACTTGTCCGCGCTCGATGTCTTTGCGGTCAACGCCGCGCAGCAGGGCGCCGATGTTGTCGCCGGCTTGAGCGGAGTCGAGCAGCTTGCGGAACATTTCAACGCCGGTAACGACGGATTTGCGGCTGTCTTCGACAAGACCGATGATTTCGATTTCGTCGCCGACTTTGACCGTACCGCGCTCAACGCGACCCGTAGCAACCGTACCGCGGCCCGTGATCGTGAACACGTCTTCGACCGGCATCAGGAACGGCTTGGAAACGTCGCGTACCGGTTCCGGAATGTAGGTATCGATTTGCTCGAACAGTTCGACGATCTTGTCTGCCCAAGGACCGTCCGGGTTTTGCAGGGCTTCGCGAGCCGCGCCGCGAATGATCGGCGTGTCGTCGCCCGGGAACTCGTATTCGTTCAGCAGGTCGCGTACTTCCATTTCGACCAGCTCAAGCAGTTCTTCGTCTTCAACCATGTCGCATTTGTTCAGGAATACGACGATGTAAGGAACGCCGACTTGCTTGGAGAGCAGGATGTGCTCGCGCGTTTGCGGCATCGGGCCGTCAGCGGCGGATACGACGAGGATCGCGCCGTCCATTTGCGCTGCGCCGGTGATCATGTTTTTAACGTAGTCGGCGTGTCCGGGGCAGTCAACGTGAGCATAGTGACGGTTAGGCGTTTCGTATTCAACGTGAGCGGTGGAAATCGTGATCCCGCGCTCGCGTTCTTCCGGAGCTTTGTCGATTTGGTCGAATGCGACGGCAGCGCCGCCGTATTTTTTGGAAAGAACCGTCGTGATCGCAGCCGTCAGCGTCGTTTTGCCGTGGTCGACGTGACCGATCGTGCCGATATTAACGTGCGGTTTAGTACGTTCAAACTTAGCCTTTGCCATTGAAATGTTCTCCTCCTTATAAGTAAAGGAATTTTATGGGTTGACGGGGGAAGCCGGCATGCGCCGGCCTCGGCCCGTCCAAATCCAGA
Coding sequences within it:
- the tuf gene encoding elongation factor Tu; translated protein: MAKAKFERTKPHVNIGTIGHVDHGKTTLTAAITTVLSKKYGGAAVAFDQIDKAPEERERGITISTAHVEYETPNRHYAHVDCPGHADYVKNMITGAAQMDGAILVVSAADGPMPQTREHILLSKQVGVPYIVVFLNKCDMVEDEELLELVEMEVRDLLNEYEFPGDDTPIIRGAAREALQNPDGPWADKIVELFEQIDTYIPEPVRDVSKPFLMPVEDVFTITGRGTVATGRVERGTVKVGDEIEIIGLVEDSRKSVVTGVEMFRKLLDSAQAGDNIGALLRGVDRKDIERGQVLAKPGSVKPHTEFTAQIYVLTKEEGGRHKPFFTGYRPQFYFRTTDVTGIINLPEGTEMVMPGDNITVSVQLIAPIAVEEGTRFSIREGGRTVGAGAVATIQK